One segment of Cottoperca gobio chromosome 24, fCotGob3.1, whole genome shotgun sequence DNA contains the following:
- the LOC115003923 gene encoding poly(A) polymerase type 3-like: protein MPRAINSRAPPPPPRTQKWYGLTAPISEDLPTVDDLIHDRHLIETLKSYGVFEGALELKHRKHVLKQLESLYKEWLTEMCIEMKLPESVTEKVGGKIVPFGSYHLGVASKGADFDVLCVGPGFLERKDFSHSFADKLKAQKEVKDLRVIENAFVPVVKLSYDGLEIDLVFALLPRKSIPENIDLLKNEWLRTMDVHCVRSLNGYRVTEEILRLVPNIHTFTLALRTIKLWAKQRNIYSNMLGFLGGVSWSILVARISQAYPNASASTLVTKFFKVYDMWEWPIPIMLKGLEDRYFKLPVWDPRVNVSDRYHLMPIITPAYPQQNSAFNVSPSTLAILTEEIQRGHVIAQEIQKKKADWSTLFDKPDFFKKYKYYIQLQATSATAEQHLEWVGLVESKVRLLVATLERNDFITRAHIDVQPFPGSSEDQGNAKEGIEKKWLIGLAINTERYSELNLNRDLTPNLTTFSETVYRQAHSCGLFKEGMTISSRYMSQHNNSVSVTSGSSVQASTSRRPTPVSSMSSWAAKRARSPHSETSIKKFKSEEKRTKDTCSTSASLSKSPSQSVSSPSTKRPRTPERETPSKKLKIDLDPPTAELSDTPTGHTETVGVVKNGIKLRLIGYSTESRLDTSP, encoded by the exons ATGCCTCG TGCAATTAATAGCAGAgcaccacccccacccccacgcACCCAAAAGTGGTATGGGCTGACTGCTCCCATCAGTGAGGATCTGCCCACAGTGGATGACTTGATCCACGACAGACATCTGATTGAGACTCTGAAGTCTTATGGTGTATTTGAAGGGGCCTTGGAGCTGAAACACAG aaaacatgttttaaaacaacTGGAGTCCCTCTATAAGGAGTGGCTCACAGAAATGTGTATAGAAATG aaACTACCTGAGTCGGTAACTGAGAAAGTTGGAGGCAAGATTGTCCCATTTGGCTCCTATCATCTTGGAGTCGCCTCAAAAG GTGCTGATTTTGACGTCCTCTGTGTTGGACCCGGTTTTCTTGAAAGAAAAGACTTCTCCCATTCCTTCGCTGACAAGCTGAAAGCTCAGAAGGAAGTCAAAGACCTACGG GTCattgaaaatgcatttgttcCTGTCGTCAAATTGTCCTATGATGGACTTGAG ATTGACTTAGTCTTTGCACTATTGCCACGAAAAAGCATCCCAGAGAATATAGACCTGCTCAAAAATGAATGGTTGAGGACAATGGATGTGCACTGCGTCAGGAGTCTGAACG GCTACAGAGTTACAGAGGAGATCCTCAGGCTCGTCCCAAACATTCATACCTTCACACTCGCTTTGAGAACTATTAAGCTGTGGGCCAAAC AGCGTAACATTTACTCCAACATGCTGGGCTTCCTGGGCGGTGTGTCATGGTCCATACTGGTAGCCAGAATTAGCCAGGCGTACCCAAACGCTTCAGCGTCCACCCTTGTGACCAAATTCTTCAAGGTCTACGATATGTG ggAGTGGCCAATCCCAATCATGTTGAAGGGATTAGAGGACCGCTACTTTAAGCTTCCTGTTTGGGATCCCAGG GTTAATGTCAGTGACCGCTATCACCTGATGCCCATCATCACCCCAGCGTACCCGCAGCAGAACTCTGCATTCAATGTGTCTCCCTCCACCTTGGCCATCCTGACGGAGGAGATACAGCGGG gCCACGTCATCGCTCAAGagatacagaagaagaaagcagacTGGTCCACATTATTTGACAAGCCAGACTTTTTCAAGAAGTACAA GTATTACATTCAGCTACAAGCTACTTCAGCTACAGCGGAGCAGCATCTTGAATG GGTTGGCTTGGTGGAGTCTAAAGTCAGACTCCTGGTGGCAACTCTGGAGAGAAATGACTTCATTACCCGGGCCCACATAGATGTCCAGCCCTTCCCTGGATCCAGCGAGGATCAAGGCAATGCCAA AGAGGGAATCGAGAAAAAGTGGCTGATTGGACTTGCCATAAATACGGAGAGGTATAGTGAACTGAACTTAAACCGAGACTTGACCCCCAACCTCACGACCTTCAGTGAAACTG TCTACAGGCAGGCACATAGCTGTGGGTTATTCAAAGAGGGGATGACCATATCAAGCAGATACATGTCCCAGCACAAT AATTCGGTGTCTGTGACCAGCGGCTCATCTGTCCAAGCATCCACATCCAGAAGACCCACTCCTGTATCCTCCATGAGTTCATGGGCTGCAAAGAGAGCTCGTTCTCCTCACTCAGAAACTTCCATTAAGAAGTTCAAATCTGAGGAGAAGAGAACCAAAGACACCTGCTCTACAAGCGCCTCGCTCAGCAAAAGTCCGTCTCAAAGTGTGAGCTCACCAAGCACCAAGAGACCCCGCACTCCTGAGCGCGAGACACCGAGCAAGAAACTCAAAATTGACCTG GATCCGCCCACTGCCGAGCTGTCAGACACGCCTACCGGCCACACCGAGACGGTTGGAGTTGTGAAAAATGGCATCAAACTTCGGCTGATCGGGTACAGCACAGAATCAAGATTAGACACTTCTCCTTAG
- the vrtn gene encoding LOW QUALITY PROTEIN: vertnin (The sequence of the model RefSeq protein was modified relative to this genomic sequence to represent the inferred CDS: deleted 1 base in 1 codon), with product MIQRKEVVFSVLGDLQEATESSGLDALTRVALEVDQVLAPFQLPETPCQDFPEWAGVDYTSHGLYPPDAPMGFLPLNCKGEGNLLFDAVSNLLVGNTGLSLELQVRTVMEMVLWKRYYLSGMIDSKVMLQAVRFSLCAEESEDMLNLPVTVLEAIFDADVKASCFPGSYANMWHVYALSSVLQFNIYSIYPMFNLKIRPYFNRLIRPRTWPKDYEPLTLHIMWSGKMQSESGFKPNHFVALVQTSDLTFGSPDIEQRASPTKIEELLNQDLQLSYPGLKDKYNITKRTFYRWKRQTQEHCKKSAARYEAKYFLQACYLEGRLIPLHQFKEFFPEISRSSYYNWKHELLKSGGHFSTSSSTGEISPGESTEQEAWSSPEAKQDEPDQHDSVANMFGLGLSKLDLERAQNVAHMQEAKRCLQNCIAMNASLPFRIFKSNFPGISRSTYYNWRREALLFNRGYKGGTGSSEESSDADKSQSPKGLSPVLPNTNQPFVPRIRICRRKHRSFRLAYMSKKLLRDAAKLHVQKSKWSLTRFKLKFPSMSSCFYWLWLSSQNLKKKIATQSTEINHAVILENTATENKIMEMRTDSQHVLPFVESPKYLGRTPMPSFDSPHPKHNLHGKAPIDEKMFTMDLVALANFKAKAKLFLQQRFEEKSFPTFREFMSYFPFTPRSTFYMWKRALHHGVSLVQG from the exons ATGATTCAGAGGAAAGAGGTCGTGTTCTCTGTCCTGGGGGACCTCCAGGAGGCCACAGAGAGCTCGGGCCTGGACGCTCTGACAAGAGTGGCCCTGGAGGTGGACCAGGTCCTCGCACCTTTCCAGCTCCCCGAGACCCCCTGTCAGGATTTCCCTGAGTGGGCAGGCGTGGATTACACGTCTCATGGCCTGTACCCACCCGATGCACCCATGGGCTTCCTGCCTCTAAACTGCAAGGGAGAGGGCAACCTGCTGTTTGATGCAGTCAGTAATCTGCTAGTGGGCAACACTGGACTAAGCTTGGAGCTACAG GTACGGACAGTAATGGAAATGGTGCTGTGGAAAAGATACTACCTGTCTGGGATGATCGACTCAAAAGTGATGCTTCAGGCTGTTCGCTTCAGCCTCTGCGCTGAAGAGTCTGAGGACATGCTCAACCTGCCTGTAACCGTCTTGGAGGCCATCTTTGATGCAGATGTCAAAGCGTCCTGCTTCCCCGGCTCCTACGCCAACATGTGGCATGTGTATGCATTGTCATCAGTCCTACAGTTTAACATCTACTCCATCTACCCCATGTTCAACCTCAAGATCAGACCCTATTTCAACCGCCTTATTCGGCCAAGGACCTGGCCTAAAGACTACGAGCCATTAACCCTCCACATCATGTGGTCTGGCAAGATGCAGTCTGAGTCAGGTTTCAAGCCGAACCACTTTGTGGCACTAGTCCAGACAAGTGACCTCACGTTTGGAAGCCCTGACATTGAGCAGAGGGCGTCGCCGACCAAGATCGAGGAGCTGCTGAACCAGGACTTGCAGCTTTCTTACCCAGGTCTGAAGGACAAGTACAACATCACCAAGAGGACCTTCTACCGCTGGAAGAGGCAGACTCAGGAGCACTGCAAAAAGTCAGCAGCCAGGTACGAGGCAAAGTATTTCCTGCAGGCCTGCTACTTGGAAGGCAGGCTCATCCCTCTGCACCAGTTTAAAGAGTTTTTCCCTGAGATCTCAAGGTCGTCGTACTACAACTGGAAGCACGAGCTCCTGAAATCCGGAGGACACTTCTCCACCTCATCGTCGACCGGAGAGATTAGTCCCGGAGAGAGCACTGAACAGGAGGCCTGGTCATCGCCTGAAGCGAAGCAGGATGAGCCGGACCAGCATGACAGTGTGGCCAATATGTTTGGCCTAGGCCTCAGCAAGCTGGATCTGGAGCGGGCCCAAAATGTAGCGCACATGCAGGAAGCTAAGCGCTGTCTGCAAAATTGCATTGCCATGAATGCCTCCCTCCCCTTCAGGATCTTCAAAAGTAACTTCCCAGGGATCTCCAGATCAACCTACTACAACTGGAGGAGAGAAGCCTTGCTGTTCAACAGAGGTTACAAAGGT GGCACTGGCAGCAGTGAGGAAAGCTCAGATGCTGACAAGAGCCAAAGTCCAAAAGGTCTGTCACCAGTCCTGCCAAACACCAACCAGCCTTTCGTGCCCAGAATAAGAATCTGCAGGAGAAAACACAGAAGTTTCAGGCTGGCGTACATGAGTAAAAAACTGCTCCGAGATGCTGCAAAGCTGCATGTCCAGAAGTCCAAATGGTCCCTGACAAGATTCAAGCTCAAGTTCCCATCCATGTCCTCTTGTTTTTACTGGCTGTGGCTTAGCAGTCAGAACCTCAAGAAGAAGATCGCCACGCAGAGCACGGAGATCAACCATGCCGTAATTCTGGAGAACACTGCTACAGAAAACAAGATTATGGAGATGAGGACGGATAGTCAGCATGTGCTCCCGTTTGTTGAGAGTCCTAAATATCTAGGAAGAACCCCCATGCCCTCCTTTGATTCCCCACATCCGAAGCACAACCTTCACGGCAAGGCACCCATAGATGAGAAGATGTTTACGATGGACCTTGTGGCTCTGGCCAACTTCAAGGCCAAGGCCAAGCTATTCCTGCAGCAACGCTTTGAGGAGAAATCCTTCCCCACGTTTAGAGAATTCATGTCTTACTTCCCATTCACCCCACGCTCGACCTTCTACATGTGGAAGCGAGCTTTGCATCATGGGGTGTCGCTGGTTCAAGGGTAG
- the LOC115003717 gene encoding mitochondrial basic amino acids transporter-like, whose translation MDFLAGCIGGAAGVLVGHPFDTVKVRLQVQSVAKPLYRGTFHCFQSIVRQESAFGLYKGIGSPMMGLTFINAIVFGVQGNTMRLLGNDTPMNQFLAGAAAGAIQCVICCPMELAKTRMQLQGTGEKKSSRKLYKNSLDCLARIYNREGLRGVNRGMVTTLIRETPGFGVYFLAYDVLTRSLGCEPDDRYMIPKLLFSGGMAGIASWLSTYPVDVIKSRLQADGVGGVNQYSSIADCVRQSVRREGYMVFTRGLTSTLLRAFPVNATTFATVTLILMYSRGVEEGPQDCESVQPSHQAQLQQQAQPSSL comes from the exons GTGCAGCTGGAGTCTTGGTAGGACACCCATTTGACACAGTTAAG gtgaggctgcAGGTCCAGAGTGTTGCCAAGCCTCTGTATCGTGGGACCTTTCACTGTTTCCAGTCCATCGTACGACAGGAGTCG GCATTTGGTTTGTACAAAGGCATCGGATCCCCCATGATGGGCCTTACATTCATCAACGCTATAGTGTTTGGTGTTCAGGGAAACACCATGCGGCTGCTGGGAAATGACACCCCCATGAACCAGTTCCTTGCCGGTGCAGCAGCGGGTGCCATCCAGTGTGTCATCTGCTGCCCCATGGAGCTGGCTAAAACCCGTATGCAATTGCAGGGTACTGGAGAGAAGAAGTCCTCTAGGAAGTTGTACAAGAATTCCCTGGACTGCTTGGCACGCATCTACAATCGGGAGGGTCTGCGGGGTGTAAACAGAGGCATGGTCACAACATTGATCCGTGAGACACCTGGCTTCGGAGTGTATTTCCTGGCCTATGATGTGCTGACGCGCAGCCTTGGCTGTGAGCCGGATGACCGCTACATGATCCCCAAACTGCTGTTTTCTGGGGGCATGGCTGGCATCGCCTCCTGGCTTTCCACCTATCCTGTAGATGTGATCAAATCGCGGCTGCAGGCGGACGGGGTGGGTGGAGTAAACCAGTACAGCAGTATTGCTGACTGCGTGCGACAGAGCGTCAGGAGAGAGGGCTACATGGTGTTCACACGAGGCCTCACCTCCACGCTGCTACGAGCCTTTCCTGTGAATGCAACCACCTTTGCGACCGTCACCCTCATCCTCATGTACTCTcggggggtggaggagggacCTCAAGACTGTGAGTCGGTTCAGCCGAGCCACCAGGCGCAGCTACAGCAGCAGGCCCAACCCTCCAGCCTGTGA